In Lemur catta isolate mLemCat1 chromosome 1, mLemCat1.pri, whole genome shotgun sequence, one DNA window encodes the following:
- the SAFB2 gene encoding scaffold attachment factor B2 isoform X2 has translation MAEAVVGPSDSGSGSATLGSGASETATRRLSDLRVIDLRAELKKRNLDTGGNKSVLMERLKKAVKEEGQDPDEIGIELEATSKKTTKRCAKGQKMEEEGTEDNGLEEDPRDRQEDVEASLENLQSIDMMDVSVLDETEGENSSSPDFGEDGADSILGSLCDSKEYVAAQLRQLPAPLPEHAVDGEGFENTLETSSLDFKVTPDIEDPLLEPENEKILDILGETCKSEPVKEEGSELEQPFAQDTSSVGPDRELAEEEDLFDSAHPEEGDLDLASESTHTQSCKADSLLAVVKREPVEQPGDGERMDCEPVGLEPAVEQSSAASEHAEACSNEVMEAPTEAPSPEGRDSKEDEKKFDFEACNEVPPATKESSTSEGADQKMSSFKEEKDIKPVIKDEKGRGSSSSGRNLWVSGLSSTTRATDLKNLFSKYGKVVGAKVVTNARSPGARCYGFVTMSTSDEATKCISHLHRTELHGRMISVEKAKNEPAGKKLSDRKECEVKKEKLSSVDRHHSVEIKIEKTIIKKEEKIEKEEEKRLEDIKKEEKDQDELKPGPANRSRVTKSGSRGMERTVVMDKSKGEPVISVKTTSRSKERSSKSQDRKSESKEKRDILSFDKIKEQRERERQRQREREIRETERRREREQREREQRLEAFHERKEKVRLQRERLQLECQRQRLERERMERERLERERMRVERERRKEQERIHREREELRRQQEQLRYEQERRPVVRRPYDLDRRDDAYWPERKRVVMEDRYRVDFPRPDHRFHDFHHRERGQYQDHAIDSTTQTTAMATEDPQSGTAGTPAMAGGAMVLTRG, from the exons ATGGCGGAGGCTGTGGTAGGGCCGAGTGACTCGGGCTCTGGCTCAGCCACTCTGGGCTCGGGAGCTTCGGAGACCGCGACACGGCGCCTCAGCGACCTGCGGGTGATCGACCTGCGGGCGGAGCTGAAGAAGCGGAACCTGGACACTGGCGGCAACAAGAGCGTGTTGATGGAGCGGCTCAAGAAG GCAGTTAAGGAGGAAGGTCAAGATCCTGATGAAATTGGCATCGAGTTAGAAGCCACAAGCAAAAAGACAACAAAGAGATGTGCTAAag GACAGAAGATGGAGGAGGAAGGCACAGAAGATAACGGCCTGGAAGAAGACCCCAGAGACAGGCAG GAGGACGTGGAAGCCAGCCTGGAGAACTTGCAGAGTATTGACATGATGGACGTTAGTGTGCTAGATGAGACCGAAGGCGAGAATAGCAGTTCTCCAGATTTTGGGGAAGACGGTGCCGACAGCATTCTCGGTTCCTTGTGTGACAGTAAAGAATACGTGGCAGCGCAACTGAGACAGCTTCCAGCTCCTCTCCCAGAGCATGCT gtgGATGGGGAAGGATTCGAGAACACTTTGGAAACTTCATCGTTGGACTTCAAAGTAACTCCA gatATTGAAGACCCTCTGTTGGAGCCAG aaaatgagaaaatactcgACATTTTGGGGGAAACTTGTAAATCTGAGCCAGTAAAAGAAGAAGGTTCCGAGCTGGAGCAGCCATTTGCACAGGATACAAGTAGCGTGGGGCCAGACAGAGAGCTCGCGGAGGAAGAGGACCTTTTTGACAGCGCCCATCCGGAGGAGGGTGATTTAGATTTGGCCAGCGAGTCAACACACACTCAGTCGTGCAAGGCAGACAGCCTGTTAGCAGTAGTGAAAAGGGAGCCCGTGGAGCAGCCAGGCGATGGCGAGAGGATGGACTGTGAGCCTGTAGGGCTAGAGCCGGCAGTTGAGCAGAGTAGTGCAGCCTCTGAGCATGCGGAGGCCTGTAGCAACGAGGTCATGGAAGCGCCCACGGAAGCCCCAAGTCCAGAAGGCAGAGATAGCAAAGAAGACGAGAAGAAGTTTGATTTTGAAGCTTGTAATGAAGTCCCTCCGGCTACTAAAGAGTCCTCAACCAGTGAGGGCGCTGATCAGAAAATGAG ctcttttaaggaagaaaaagatataaagcCAGTCATTAAAGATGAAAAAG GTCGAGGCAGCAGCAGTTCTGGTAGGAACCTGTGGGTCAGCGGACTGTCCTCCACAACTCGGGCGACCGATCTGAAGAACCTTTTCAGCAAATATGGAAAG GTTGTCGGGGCCAAGGTGGTAACCAACGCCCGCAGTCCTGGGGCTCGGTGCTATGGGTTTGTCACCATGTCCACATCTGATGAGGCTACCAAGTGCATCAGCCATCTGCACAGAACTGAGCTGCATGGAAGAATGATCTCCGTAGAGAAG GCCAAAAATGAGCCTGCTGGGAAAAAGCTATCTGACAGAAAAGAATGtgaagtgaaaaaggaaaaattatccaGTGTTGACAGACATCATTCTGTGGAGATCAAAATTGAAAA AACCAtaattaagaaggaagaaaagattgagaaggaggaagaaaaacgacttgaagacattaaaaaggaagaaaaagaccaAGATGAGCTGAAACCAGGACCTGCAAATCGGTCTAGAGTCACCAAATCAG GAAGCAGAGGAATGGAACGGACAGTGGTGATGGATAAATCAAAAGGAGAGCCAGTCATTAGCGTGAAAACCACAAGCAGGTCAAAAGAGAGA AGCTCCAAGAGTCAGGATCGCAAGTCggaaagcaaagagaagagagacaTCTTGTCGTTTGATAAAATCAAAGAACAGAGGGAGCGGGAGCGCCAGAGGCAGCGGGAACGAGAGATCCGAGAAACCGAGCGACGGCG GGAGCGGGAGCAGCGGGAGCGGGAGCAGCGCCTTGAGGCCTTCCACgagagaaaagagaaggtgcGCCTGCAGCGCGAGCGCCTGCAGCTGGAGTGCCAGCGGCAGCGGCTAGAGCGAGAGCGCATGGAGCGGGAGCGGCTGGAGCGTGAGCGCATGCGAGTGGAGCGCGAGCGCAGGAAGGAGCAGGAGCGCATCCACCGCGAGCGCGAGGAGCTGCGGCGCCAGCAGGAGCAGCTGCGCTATGAGCAGGAGCGGCGGCCCGTGGTACGGCGGCCCTACGACCTGGACCG gcGAGATGATGCCTATTGGCCGGAGAGAAAACGTGTGGTGATGGAGGACAGATACCGCGTCGACTTCCCACGGCCGGATCACCGCTTCCACGACTTCCACCATCGTGAGCGGGGCCAGTACCAGGACCATGCCATCGACAG CACTACTCAGACGACCGCCATGGCCACGGAGGACCCCCAGAGCGGCACGGCCGGGACTCCCGCGATGGCTGGGGGGGCTATGGTTCTGACAAGAGGCTGA
- the SAFB2 gene encoding scaffold attachment factor B2 isoform X1 — protein sequence MAEAVVGPSDSGSGSATLGSGASETATRRLSDLRVIDLRAELKKRNLDTGGNKSVLMERLKKAVKEEGQDPDEIGIELEATSKKTTKRCAKGQKMEEEGTEDNGLEEDPRDRQEDVEASLENLQSIDMMDVSVLDETEGENSSSPDFGEDGADSILGSLCDSKEYVAAQLRQLPAPLPEHAVDGEGFENTLETSSLDFKVTPDIEDPLLEPENEKILDILGETCKSEPVKEEGSELEQPFAQDTSSVGPDRELAEEEDLFDSAHPEEGDLDLASESTHTQSCKADSLLAVVKREPVEQPGDGERMDCEPVGLEPAVEQSSAASEHAEACSNEVMEAPTEAPSPEGRDSKEDEKKFDFEACNEVPPATKESSTSEGADQKMSSFKEEKDIKPVIKDEKGRGSSSSGRNLWVSGLSSTTRATDLKNLFSKYGKVVGAKVVTNARSPGARCYGFVTMSTSDEATKCISHLHRTELHGRMISVEKAKNEPAGKKLSDRKECEVKKEKLSSVDRHHSVEIKIEKTIIKKEEKIEKEEEKRLEDIKKEEKDQDELKPGPANRSRVTKSGSRGMERTVVMDKSKGEPVISVKTTSRSKERSSKSQDRKSESKEKRDILSFDKIKEQRERERQRQREREIRETERRREREQREREQRLEAFHERKEKVRLQRERLQLECQRQRLERERMERERLERERMRVERERRKEQERIHREREELRRQQEQLRYEQERRPVVRRPYDLDRRDDAYWPERKRVVMEDRYRVDFPRPDHRFHDFHHRERGQYQDHAIDRREGSRPVVEERDGQHYSDDRHGHGGPPERHGRDSRDGWGGYGSDKRLSEGRGLPPPPRGGRDWGEHSQRLEEHPARAWQGAMDAGLAGREHTRWQGGERGLSGPSGPGHMAGRGDVAGRGGFAQGGHSQGDVVPGGGLEDGGVASQDRDSRVPHPHPHPYPHFTRRY from the exons ATGGCGGAGGCTGTGGTAGGGCCGAGTGACTCGGGCTCTGGCTCAGCCACTCTGGGCTCGGGAGCTTCGGAGACCGCGACACGGCGCCTCAGCGACCTGCGGGTGATCGACCTGCGGGCGGAGCTGAAGAAGCGGAACCTGGACACTGGCGGCAACAAGAGCGTGTTGATGGAGCGGCTCAAGAAG GCAGTTAAGGAGGAAGGTCAAGATCCTGATGAAATTGGCATCGAGTTAGAAGCCACAAGCAAAAAGACAACAAAGAGATGTGCTAAag GACAGAAGATGGAGGAGGAAGGCACAGAAGATAACGGCCTGGAAGAAGACCCCAGAGACAGGCAG GAGGACGTGGAAGCCAGCCTGGAGAACTTGCAGAGTATTGACATGATGGACGTTAGTGTGCTAGATGAGACCGAAGGCGAGAATAGCAGTTCTCCAGATTTTGGGGAAGACGGTGCCGACAGCATTCTCGGTTCCTTGTGTGACAGTAAAGAATACGTGGCAGCGCAACTGAGACAGCTTCCAGCTCCTCTCCCAGAGCATGCT gtgGATGGGGAAGGATTCGAGAACACTTTGGAAACTTCATCGTTGGACTTCAAAGTAACTCCA gatATTGAAGACCCTCTGTTGGAGCCAG aaaatgagaaaatactcgACATTTTGGGGGAAACTTGTAAATCTGAGCCAGTAAAAGAAGAAGGTTCCGAGCTGGAGCAGCCATTTGCACAGGATACAAGTAGCGTGGGGCCAGACAGAGAGCTCGCGGAGGAAGAGGACCTTTTTGACAGCGCCCATCCGGAGGAGGGTGATTTAGATTTGGCCAGCGAGTCAACACACACTCAGTCGTGCAAGGCAGACAGCCTGTTAGCAGTAGTGAAAAGGGAGCCCGTGGAGCAGCCAGGCGATGGCGAGAGGATGGACTGTGAGCCTGTAGGGCTAGAGCCGGCAGTTGAGCAGAGTAGTGCAGCCTCTGAGCATGCGGAGGCCTGTAGCAACGAGGTCATGGAAGCGCCCACGGAAGCCCCAAGTCCAGAAGGCAGAGATAGCAAAGAAGACGAGAAGAAGTTTGATTTTGAAGCTTGTAATGAAGTCCCTCCGGCTACTAAAGAGTCCTCAACCAGTGAGGGCGCTGATCAGAAAATGAG ctcttttaaggaagaaaaagatataaagcCAGTCATTAAAGATGAAAAAG GTCGAGGCAGCAGCAGTTCTGGTAGGAACCTGTGGGTCAGCGGACTGTCCTCCACAACTCGGGCGACCGATCTGAAGAACCTTTTCAGCAAATATGGAAAG GTTGTCGGGGCCAAGGTGGTAACCAACGCCCGCAGTCCTGGGGCTCGGTGCTATGGGTTTGTCACCATGTCCACATCTGATGAGGCTACCAAGTGCATCAGCCATCTGCACAGAACTGAGCTGCATGGAAGAATGATCTCCGTAGAGAAG GCCAAAAATGAGCCTGCTGGGAAAAAGCTATCTGACAGAAAAGAATGtgaagtgaaaaaggaaaaattatccaGTGTTGACAGACATCATTCTGTGGAGATCAAAATTGAAAA AACCAtaattaagaaggaagaaaagattgagaaggaggaagaaaaacgacttgaagacattaaaaaggaagaaaaagaccaAGATGAGCTGAAACCAGGACCTGCAAATCGGTCTAGAGTCACCAAATCAG GAAGCAGAGGAATGGAACGGACAGTGGTGATGGATAAATCAAAAGGAGAGCCAGTCATTAGCGTGAAAACCACAAGCAGGTCAAAAGAGAGA AGCTCCAAGAGTCAGGATCGCAAGTCggaaagcaaagagaagagagacaTCTTGTCGTTTGATAAAATCAAAGAACAGAGGGAGCGGGAGCGCCAGAGGCAGCGGGAACGAGAGATCCGAGAAACCGAGCGACGGCG GGAGCGGGAGCAGCGGGAGCGGGAGCAGCGCCTTGAGGCCTTCCACgagagaaaagagaaggtgcGCCTGCAGCGCGAGCGCCTGCAGCTGGAGTGCCAGCGGCAGCGGCTAGAGCGAGAGCGCATGGAGCGGGAGCGGCTGGAGCGTGAGCGCATGCGAGTGGAGCGCGAGCGCAGGAAGGAGCAGGAGCGCATCCACCGCGAGCGCGAGGAGCTGCGGCGCCAGCAGGAGCAGCTGCGCTATGAGCAGGAGCGGCGGCCCGTGGTACGGCGGCCCTACGACCTGGACCG gcGAGATGATGCCTATTGGCCGGAGAGAAAACGTGTGGTGATGGAGGACAGATACCGCGTCGACTTCCCACGGCCGGATCACCGCTTCCACGACTTCCACCATCGTGAGCGGGGCCAGTACCAGGACCATGCCATCGACAG GAGGGAAGGTTCAAGGCCAGTGGTGGAAGAGAGGGACGGGCAG CACTACTCAGACGACCGCCATGGCCACGGAGGACCCCCAGAGCGGCACGGCCGGGACTCCCGCGATGGCTGGGGGGGCTATGGTTCTGACAAGAGGCTGAGTGAAGGCCGggggctgcctcctccccccaG GGGTGGCCGGGACTGGGGAGAGCACAGCCAGAGGCTGGAAGAGCATCCGGCACGTGCCTGGCAGGGCGCCATGGATGCAGGCTTGGCAGGCCGGGAGCACACAAGGTGGCAAG GTGGTGAGAGAGGGCTGTCGGGGCCCTCGGGACCAGGGCACATGGCCGGCCGGGGCGACGTGGCGGG GCGAGGCGGCTTTGCACAAGGTGGACATTCCCAGGGCGATGTGGTGCCGGGTGGCGGActggaagatggcggagtggccAGCCAGGACCGGGACAGCAGAGTCCcgcacccacacccacacccgtACCCCCACTTCACCCGCCGCTACTAG